Proteins co-encoded in one Balneolaceae bacterium genomic window:
- a CDS encoding peptide MFS transporter yields MSDATQASQNDFFGHPRGLSTLFFTELWERFSYYGMRALLVLYMTTETITANPGLGFSVGKATAIYGLYTFFVYVLSLPGGWVADKMWGQRKAVFVGGCIIAAGHFSMAIPTIEFFYVGLALIVLGTGLLKPNVSSMVGDLYPEGGARRDAGFSIFYMGINFGAILGPLLCGLLGEGYNWHYGFSLAGFGMVLGLISYKIGGKYLGNAGDLKTGEPEEVINKRSRRFYSGISVIAALILVFLFLVTSGTITVTLTAMAGYLGYAAVAITVGFFGYIIFFGGHTTEEKKRLGVIFWLFILAALFWSGFEQAGSSLNLFAADLTDRSFGPNSFLSNWGAILITLILAVPTFYASYRVIKNENVWKVAKVVIGFSSVGVLLFIFWMFYKIGIGWEIPASTLQLINPLFIVIFAPIFGFMWTWLAARNANPSIPVKFGLGLLGLSAGFFVLSWGAANASATSLVSPAWLVVTYFLHTAGELCLSPVGLSSMTKLAPKSRVSQMMGIWFVAAALGNLFAGLLAGQLETLSPDSLFWSVALIVGGGGIVALLAAPPIRKLMGDVE; encoded by the coding sequence ATGTCAGACGCTACACAAGCCTCTCAAAACGACTTCTTTGGGCATCCACGCGGACTATCCACCCTTTTCTTTACAGAACTTTGGGAACGTTTCAGTTACTATGGAATGCGGGCTCTGTTGGTTCTTTATATGACGACAGAAACGATAACAGCCAATCCCGGCCTGGGTTTTAGTGTTGGTAAAGCGACCGCAATTTATGGTCTCTATACATTTTTTGTGTACGTGCTTTCTCTCCCCGGCGGCTGGGTGGCCGACAAAATGTGGGGGCAACGAAAAGCGGTTTTTGTAGGTGGTTGTATTATTGCCGCGGGCCACTTTAGTATGGCCATTCCTACTATTGAATTCTTTTACGTTGGTTTGGCACTGATTGTACTTGGAACCGGTTTACTGAAGCCCAATGTTAGTTCCATGGTTGGGGATCTGTACCCCGAAGGTGGAGCCCGAAGAGATGCCGGGTTCTCTATCTTCTACATGGGTATAAATTTCGGTGCTATCTTGGGTCCTCTTCTTTGCGGCCTTCTTGGGGAAGGATACAACTGGCACTACGGATTTTCCCTCGCAGGTTTTGGAATGGTTTTGGGGCTGATCTCCTATAAAATTGGTGGTAAATATCTCGGCAACGCCGGTGATTTGAAAACCGGTGAGCCTGAAGAGGTTATCAACAAACGGAGCAGGCGATTCTATAGCGGAATTTCAGTCATTGCTGCGCTTATTCTTGTTTTTCTATTTCTTGTCACCTCCGGGACAATAACTGTAACTCTAACCGCTATGGCCGGCTATCTTGGATATGCTGCCGTAGCAATTACAGTCGGTTTCTTTGGATATATAATATTCTTTGGGGGTCACACTACTGAGGAGAAAAAGCGATTGGGAGTCATTTTTTGGCTCTTTATTCTGGCTGCACTTTTCTGGAGTGGTTTTGAGCAGGCCGGTTCATCCCTGAATCTTTTTGCTGCTGATTTAACCGATCGTTCTTTTGGGCCGAATTCATTTCTATCTAACTGGGGGGCAATTCTGATTACCCTGATACTGGCTGTTCCCACATTCTATGCCTCCTATCGGGTCATTAAGAACGAGAATGTATGGAAAGTTGCAAAAGTTGTTATTGGATTTTCATCTGTTGGTGTACTTCTTTTTATTTTCTGGATGTTCTATAAAATCGGTATTGGCTGGGAAATTCCCGCAAGTACACTACAGCTCATCAATCCACTATTTATAGTGATCTTTGCTCCCATTTTTGGCTTTATGTGGACCTGGCTTGCCGCACGAAATGCCAATCCATCCATCCCGGTAAAATTTGGATTGGGACTTTTAGGCCTCTCCGCCGGATTTTTTGTTCTTTCCTGGGGAGCCGCAAATGCCTCTGCTACCAGTTTGGTCTCACCGGCATGGCTGGTTGTTACCTATTTTCTCCATACTGCTGGTGAATTATGCCTCTCCCCTGTTGGACTGTCTTCTATGACAAAGCTGGCTCCGAAATCACGCGTCAGTCAGATGATGGGAATCTGGTTTGTAGCTGCCGCACTTGGAAATCTTTTCGCAGGGCTGCTGGCTGGTCAACTGGAGACCCTCTCCCCTGATAGCCTCTTCTGGAGTGTAGCATTAATCGTAGGTGGTGGTGGAATTGTGGCCCTTTTAGCAGCACCGCCCATTCGCAAACTGATGGGAGATGTTGAATAA
- a CDS encoding VOC family protein — protein MFDLTFDHYTIRVKDLDRSADFYKNVLGFTEIKNRTEKPHIRWFSMGEGRELHIARGNSDMIKTHVGVHMALRLTKFDDFLSHLKKYNINQHNSKGISDCITTRADGIRQVYFQDPDGYWIEVNEAEIL, from the coding sequence ATGTTTGATTTAACTTTCGACCATTACACCATCAGAGTTAAAGACCTTGATAGAAGTGCCGATTTTTACAAAAACGTACTTGGCTTTACTGAAATCAAGAATCGCACAGAAAAACCGCATATCCGTTGGTTTTCTATGGGTGAAGGCAGGGAACTGCACATAGCAAGGGGAAATTCAGATATGATAAAAACCCATGTGGGTGTACACATGGCACTGCGTCTCACAAAGTTCGATGATTTCCTCTCACATCTGAAGAAATACAATATCAATCAGCATAACTCGAAGGGTATCAGCGATTGTATTACCACCCGGGCCGACGGCATCCGCCAGGTCTATTTTCAAGATCCCGATGGTTATTGGATTGAAGTGAATGAGGCTGAAATATTATAA
- a CDS encoding Arc family DNA-binding protein, giving the protein MPSITVKNIPEEIYDRVREQAKAHHRSINSEIIACLEQTVNPQQVSTDDILQEARRLRKKAKGSLSSEEIESAINQGRP; this is encoded by the coding sequence ATGCCAAGTATTACCGTAAAAAACATTCCGGAAGAAATTTACGATCGAGTCCGTGAGCAGGCTAAGGCTCATCATCGCAGTATAAACAGTGAAATCATTGCCTGTTTAGAGCAAACTGTTAACCCTCAACAAGTTTCTACTGACGATATTTTACAAGAAGCACGTCGATTACGAAAAAAAGCAAAGGGAAGCCTCTCTTCCGAGGAGATTGAATCTGCGATTAATCAAGGGCGTCCATGA
- a CDS encoding PP2C family protein-serine/threonine phosphatase — protein sequence MSLFNNKYIQFSLYRDADLEAFYDIDPKYRRSIIFAHMMIHFLPVLIVVLFFREYWGDAYTLEVWSISLLFYTAIILETSAYMYPKTRKLFKRFFPWLFIPFAIICGYGGYVIGTKVFIPESGLRQLSTLYISIGIGFGVFVWTYMGMSLILKASRAIYTKKAAIEADVRFATEVQERILEDVEIEYNSSNAYATSVPANELGGDFFELSRHGDTLFACIGDVSGHSFGAGLLMSMTKSALQTHLEYNHNPSKIIKALNGMFLKQSDRAMYATMSLLKFDLSSQKAELCNAGHLPVLHFKTEESKLEYRHKKGLGLGLVDKAEYEDLQFSVKEGDLLLLYSDGLIETRDKDSEIRDADFFEQIIYSSIQEPFKSSEELSKNIFSEVRETDHADRFEDDATLIIIEV from the coding sequence ATGAGTCTTTTCAATAATAAATATATCCAGTTCAGCCTCTACCGTGATGCAGACCTGGAGGCGTTTTATGACATTGATCCCAAATACAGGCGGAGCATCATCTTTGCACATATGATGATTCACTTTCTGCCGGTTCTTATCGTGGTTTTGTTCTTTCGGGAATACTGGGGAGATGCTTATACACTCGAGGTATGGAGCATAAGTCTTCTTTTTTATACAGCTATTATTCTTGAAACGAGTGCCTATATGTATCCTAAAACCCGGAAACTATTTAAGCGTTTTTTCCCCTGGTTATTTATACCCTTTGCAATTATTTGTGGTTATGGGGGCTATGTTATCGGTACCAAAGTTTTTATCCCTGAATCCGGATTGCGTCAATTAAGCACTCTTTATATCAGTATAGGCATAGGGTTTGGTGTATTTGTATGGACCTACATGGGAATGTCTCTCATACTGAAAGCATCCAGAGCCATTTATACAAAAAAAGCAGCCATCGAAGCCGATGTTCGATTTGCAACGGAGGTTCAGGAAAGAATTCTTGAGGATGTAGAGATTGAATACAATTCTTCAAATGCCTACGCCACTTCTGTTCCGGCCAATGAGTTGGGTGGAGATTTTTTCGAGCTTTCCCGCCATGGCGATACTCTTTTCGCTTGTATTGGTGATGTATCGGGGCATAGTTTTGGAGCCGGTTTGTTGATGTCCATGACAAAAAGTGCTTTGCAAACCCACCTGGAATACAATCATAATCCGTCGAAGATCATAAAAGCATTAAACGGTATGTTTCTAAAGCAATCAGATCGGGCCATGTACGCTACAATGAGCCTGCTTAAGTTTGATTTATCTTCTCAAAAAGCTGAATTGTGCAACGCCGGTCATCTGCCTGTGCTTCATTTTAAAACAGAAGAAAGCAAATTAGAATACCGACACAAGAAAGGCTTAGGATTGGGGTTGGTTGATAAAGCAGAATATGAAGATCTTCAATTCTCAGTAAAAGAGGGAGATTTGCTGCTTCTATATTCAGATGGCTTAATTGAAACCCGGGATAAAGATTCGGAAATCCGGGACGCTGATTTTTTTGAACAGATTATTTATAGCTCCATTCAAGAACCATTTAAGAGCTCTGAAGAATTATCAAAAAATATTTTTAGTGAGGTCCGTGAAACCGATCATGCGGATAGGTTTGAAGACGATGCCACCCTGATCATTATAGAAGTATAG
- a CDS encoding type II toxin-antitoxin system VapC family toxin, with protein MIVVDTNIIAHFWLPSDSTELCDELYQKDPQWVAPILWRSEFRNVVTLYLRKELIDLSEALLIMEKAELQMKDQQFQVNSVQVLHHVSQSMCSSYDCEFVSLAKDLDLELITMDKQLLQEFPEFAKHPEKVIDS; from the coding sequence ATGATTGTTGTTGATACGAATATTATTGCTCACTTTTGGCTTCCGTCAGATTCAACAGAACTTTGTGACGAGCTCTATCAAAAAGATCCGCAGTGGGTAGCCCCAATCCTTTGGAGAAGTGAATTTCGAAACGTTGTTACGCTATACTTGCGAAAAGAGCTGATCGATTTATCAGAAGCTTTGTTGATTATGGAGAAGGCTGAACTTCAAATGAAAGATCAGCAGTTCCAGGTAAATTCAGTTCAAGTTCTGCATCATGTCAGCCAATCGATGTGTTCCTCCTACGATTGTGAGTTCGTAAGCTTAGCTAAAGATCTCGATCTGGAATTAATTACCATGGACAAACAACTTCTGCAGGAGTTTCCAGAATTCGCCAAACATCCAGAGAAAGTAATCGATTCATAA
- a CDS encoding transposase translates to MSRKYKVYHSEIPHFVSFSVVNWIDLFTRSEYSEIVINSLSYCISEKGLILNAWCIMTNHIHLIIRSETNQLQDIIRDMKKFTSKKLIRSIRENPRESRKNWLLWMFKREGDKNSNNSDYQFWQQHNHPIELSTNEMINDRLEYLHMNPVKAGFVEKPQDWINSSASQYAGLSGEIELELIQY, encoded by the coding sequence ATGAGTCGAAAATACAAAGTCTATCATTCAGAAATACCCCATTTTGTCAGCTTTTCAGTTGTCAATTGGATCGACTTATTTACCAGAAGTGAATACTCCGAGATTGTAATAAATAGCCTATCCTATTGTATCAGTGAAAAAGGTTTAATTTTGAATGCGTGGTGCATTATGACCAACCATATACATCTGATTATCAGATCTGAAACAAATCAGCTTCAAGATATTATTCGGGATATGAAAAAATTCACATCCAAAAAATTAATCCGGAGTATCCGGGAAAATCCCCGGGAAAGTAGAAAAAACTGGTTGTTGTGGATGTTCAAGCGAGAAGGAGATAAGAATTCTAATAACAGTGATTATCAATTTTGGCAGCAACACAATCATCCCATAGAACTTTCAACGAATGAAATGATTAATGACCGTTTGGAATATTTGCATATGAATCCGGTCAAAGCGGGTTTTGTTGAAAAGCCGCAAGATTGGATAAATAGCAGTGCAAGTCAGTATGCAGGACTTTCAGGTGAAATAGAGTTAGAACTTATACAATATTGA
- a CDS encoding ankyrin repeat domain-containing protein produces MKKRKIISVFTCLFVFATSTLFAQSNNERGLFEALKMNDIRSISEYVQEGVNINAKNSKGNTPLHYAISDGNEKLVNHLIELGANVNEMNANHNTPLTIAIIRDRNEIVDILLRAGANPNLGNSDKMTATHVAALNGNYDAMTSLVANQADINIMSETGVTPLMLAAARGHYDVVNLLLRNDAKDLVNANGESALKWAKQNGHNSVAKVLASKPTITALNLTDGKYSDLILILPNIAEGLFFLLNYNVR; encoded by the coding sequence ATGAAAAAACGAAAAATCATATCTGTATTCACATGTTTGTTTGTATTTGCAACCTCAACTCTGTTTGCTCAATCGAATAATGAAAGAGGGCTGTTTGAGGCCTTGAAAATGAACGATATACGTTCTATTTCTGAATACGTTCAGGAAGGAGTAAATATAAATGCAAAAAATAGTAAAGGTAATACTCCTCTTCATTACGCAATCAGTGATGGTAATGAGAAATTGGTCAATCATCTGATAGAACTCGGTGCAAATGTTAACGAAATGAATGCGAATCATAACACTCCGTTAACAATTGCAATTATCAGAGATAGAAATGAGATTGTAGATATTCTTTTGAGGGCTGGTGCAAATCCCAATTTAGGCAACTCAGATAAGATGACAGCCACCCATGTAGCTGCTTTAAATGGCAATTATGATGCGATGACGTCTCTCGTTGCCAATCAGGCAGATATAAATATTATGAGTGAAACGGGTGTAACTCCTCTTATGCTTGCTGCCGCGCGAGGCCATTATGATGTAGTTAATTTGTTATTGAGAAATGATGCTAAAGACCTGGTTAATGCAAACGGAGAAAGTGCATTGAAATGGGCTAAGCAAAATGGGCACAATTCTGTTGCCAAAGTTTTAGCTTCAAAACCAACTATTACAGCTTTAAATCTGACAGACGGAAAGTACAGTGACCTCATACTCATCCTTCCAAACATAGCGGAAGGTCTGTTCTTTTTGCTCAACTATAATGTCAGATAA